The sequence CAAGTCTCCAGCGCGACTTAAAGGCCAAAAACGAACAACTGCTTTACCAACTATGCGATCGCGCGGTACAAAACCCCAGTAGCGCCCATCATAACTATTGCTGCGAGAGTCACCCAATACCAAATAAGAATTATCCGGTACAGTAAGCGGCCCCCAATCTTCGTGAGAAGCATTTACAACATAATTTTCCTGTATAAGTTTACCGTTAATAAAAACTCGCCCTCCTTTAATCTCTATTTTTTCTCCAGGTAGCCCAATCACCCGTTTGATGAAAGTATCGTGAAAATTTTCTTGCTGTAGCTTATCTGTAGGTGAAAACAGAACGATATCACCACGCTGGGGATTATGGAAGCGGTAACTAACTTTATCCGCCATCACGCGATCGTTTATTTCTAAAGTTGGCACCATAGAACCTGAAGCAACATAACGACCTTCTGCCACGAAAGTGCGGAATCCAAAGGCAAAAATGAGGCTTAATCCAATTGTTTTAAAACCCTCAATACAGATATTTTTTAAATTATTATCGCTATCGCTATGTGTCACTTTTGTACTCCTGAAGCCTTGTCAATTTAGTTTATAGTTTTACAAATTTTGGGGCAAACTTTAGGGTTGAAAGTATGCGCGATCGCGCTTGACTGCTTTCCCCTATGCCTCCACCACATACTTACCCAGCTATGAATCTTACAGGTTATTACGAAAAGCACCAATAAATCAGATAAGAATATTAACTGATGATATCAACCCTTCCTTGATAATTCTGGCGCTATACACCACCTGTCTTCCCTCAATACCCTTTAAATCTTTAAGATGTTTTTGAATTCCCGATACTCCGCTAGTCCTTAAAGCATTTAAGAAAGATTTATCCTTGTAGACCTCTGACGAAAAGGAAAGTTCCTTGCTTTTTGAAACTCCTTGTATGCGTGCCGCCTTGTTTACGGTTGAGCCAAAATAATCTAAATGATTATTCAGATTTACCAAAACTGCGGAACCGCGATGGATGCCTATTTTAACTTTTATTTGTTCATCCTCGTGATGACTCTTGTTGTAATCGCTGAAACCTGCAAACGCTTCTGCTGCGGCTTTGAGGGCTTGTTCGTTTGTGACAAACGAGGCCATTACAGCATCACCTATAGTTTTGACTACCGTTCCCCGATGTTTTTCAATTGATTGGAATAAAATGTCAAAGTGGTCGCGAACTATATTGTATGCTTTAGCGTCTCCTAGTTTTTCATACATCATCGTAGAGCCAGTAATATCAGTAAACATGAGCGTGACGGCTCTAATTTTCATGCGTTCGCGATCTGAGAGAATTTGATCGCCAAACAAACGCTTATAATCAGGATGATGGATAATTTCAAGGCCGGAAACGCGGGGAGGAAGCTGTTCTATTTTTAGTTCTTCCGGCAAGTTATCGTTTAACATAATCATGCCGGATAACGAATGACCAATGTTTGTTAATTCAATTTTGATTTTGCCGGGGCGGGCGGTTAGTTGTTCCTTGTCAAAATATTTGCCTTCTAGCTGCTTTATTTGAAAATTTTGTATTTCTTCTGTTTCTTCTCCGTCTACTACCAAACTTCCTTTTGCCAAAGTCAGGGGACAGCAGTAGCGATATCTACCTTTTTCTAATGAGAGAATAACAGAGTCAGTTTCGTTTAAACCCGTAACCAGTTGAAATTTAGATTTTAAGATAGGAGGGGGAGCGCAGACGGGGCAAATTCTAGGATCTTCGATGGCTTTATTCAGCGAAAAAGTAACTTCGACGCGATCTAAGAAATCAACGTCAAAATCGCGTTCGCACATTTCGCAAGAAGAAACTTCTGATGCATCGGCCAGATTATTAAATTCAGCAGTAATCATGTTGCAATGAGGACAGTGGATATCCCAATGCAGATCGAACACTTCCGCGATCGCGCCATATAAAAATTCAGATATGACTAAATCCGGGTGCAGCCCAGCAAGAGCTGCTACATGATGGGGGTTTATCCTGATTCGTTCCAAAAGGTTAGATCCCAGCAACCAGTCTTCGATCTCTTTAATCGCTACGACGCTAGCACCATGACGCTTTTTTAGATTTTCAAATTTTTCTTTTAAAAGAGCAAGATTCATTACAGCTATATTGGTGCCAACTTTGCCTCGATCCTTGATGCAACTAACTCTACCGCGTTGAATTGTGCGCGGGCGTTTGAGCCTCGTCCCACTGAGGTTTTTTGATGTGGTAGCTTGGTAAATGCCTCTAGCCTTCATATATCTTCATATTTTCTCATATATTAAATTAGCAGGACAACCGTCAACAGATTTCTGTATTTTGGCTTAATTTGGCTTTTAAGTTGCCACAGAGCCTGTAACTTGTAAGTTGCGCTACCTATAGTTATAGGCAAACCAGCTATTTAAATACTAAATAAATATGTAAATATGCAAAAGAATAATTAAGGCATAGACAACCACTTTAATCCTCTCCCTAGAGCGAGATTTAGAGAGAAAATGTAAGAGATTGTAAAGGAGAACACAGGTTAGAATCATTGGCCATAAAACCTAGCTCGTAGCCTCCCCACACAAGCAATGAAAGTCAAAATGATTTTGCCTGCGCTAACAGAAGCTATAAGTCCCCAC comes from Microcoleus sp. FACHB-831 and encodes:
- the lepB gene encoding signal peptidase I; translation: MTHSDSDNNLKNICIEGFKTIGLSLIFAFGFRTFVAEGRYVASGSMVPTLEINDRVMADKVSYRFHNPQRGDIVLFSPTDKLQQENFHDTFIKRVIGLPGEKIEIKGGRVFINGKLIQENYVVNASHEDWGPLTVPDNSYLVLGDSRSNSYDGRYWGFVPRDRIVGKAVVRFWPLSRAGDLDQNLNNTVAK
- a CDS encoding adenylate/guanylate cyclase domain-containing protein; the protein is MKARGIYQATTSKNLSGTRLKRPRTIQRGRVSCIKDRGKVGTNIAVMNLALLKEKFENLKKRHGASVVAIKEIEDWLLGSNLLERIRINPHHVAALAGLHPDLVISEFLYGAIAEVFDLHWDIHCPHCNMITAEFNNLADASEVSSCEMCERDFDVDFLDRVEVTFSLNKAIEDPRICPVCAPPPILKSKFQLVTGLNETDSVILSLEKGRYRYCCPLTLAKGSLVVDGEETEEIQNFQIKQLEGKYFDKEQLTARPGKIKIELTNIGHSLSGMIMLNDNLPEELKIEQLPPRVSGLEIIHHPDYKRLFGDQILSDRERMKIRAVTLMFTDITGSTMMYEKLGDAKAYNIVRDHFDILFQSIEKHRGTVVKTIGDAVMASFVTNEQALKAAAEAFAGFSDYNKSHHEDEQIKVKIGIHRGSAVLVNLNNHLDYFGSTVNKAARIQGVSKSKELSFSSEVYKDKSFLNALRTSGVSGIQKHLKDLKGIEGRQVVYSARIIKEGLISSVNILI